From Impatiens glandulifera chromosome 7, dImpGla2.1, whole genome shotgun sequence:
ACATGTACAATGTAGAAGTTCTAAGTCACTTTGCAAGTTTATTGGGcaaaccattatacatggacctaATTACAGAAGGAAGAGAATAACTTACCTTTGTTAGAATAAGTATTGAAATACATCCTCAAAGTACGCTGCCAAAGAATATGAAAGTAGTtgaaagaaaaggaaaatctaCAGTCAtagaaatctcatatgaatggaggacAAACAGTGTGTTTTCTGCAATACTTTTCAACATGCTAGCAATAAATGTGCAAAGACAATTGAGGAAGTGCATAAAATCCTGAAagtcaaagaagaagaaaatataaaaaatgaaacggaagaatcaagGATCAAAGAGCATATTGGAGAAGTTAAAGACAATTAGCTAGAAAAATATACAAATGAATAATTCAAGGAAGAATTAGAGAAGGAAGAAAGTAATGATGTAGAGAAAGAAAGCAAGGTAGAATCAGATAATgaagaaataaatgaaattgaTGAAACATTGGATGCTGAAAAGATAAACCTAAAGACAATGAATAGGAAAAGGCATAAGATGAAAGCAATGATATAACataaaagagaagaaaagaggaaactaaggttgttgatcctcaaacacatAAAACTGATTCATagaaaagtagtgacaaaagcccagaaatcctgaaaaataatacattttattatgttagtacgCATTCATATAATGGGAGATTAAACAATGAGAGCAAACATGCATCATCATCTGTTTCAATTCAATCTACCTTCATGAAGAACGAGAGAAGAAGGGGATGTAGAAGAAATCAATATGGTCAAAAAGGTGGATTTAGAGATAACATAGATTGGGATGGCTTGATTGTAGTCTTTGTTTATTGTAGTATgtgttttgtaatgtgatttgacttCTACCATTAAAAAACTTTTGGGTCTTTTGTATGTTATcttataatcaaaactagaggtcgtctagttttgattattgaccctaCCACTTTTGGgcttcttaataaaatattgttaaaccGTTTACCAAAAGAAAATACCCATAAACTAAACTAGCTCAATTGAATAGCTCAATTGAATAATCTGATAATTGTAATTATTAGAGAATTATAATAtcatagtaaaataaataataaattaagacaaTCATAgtgaaattatgaaaataatcaaacaatctAGAACTCtcttcatttcttcatttttttttcatcactCATTGACAAGTTGGAGAAAATCCTGGACCTCCATAGAAGATATGTGTTTTAAATGATGATCCAGAGTTCTTTGTAAGTGTTAAGTCATAGCATGCTGGTTTCGATATTGTTTTTTCCAAGTATCCTGGATCTCTCGTAACTAAACCACTGTCAATCACTTTTAAAGAATGAATGAAACATGATTTACTAAAGCCTTTATTTGGGAATTCACCACTACCCATTTGAGTAGTCGTATGGTGTCCATTTGTTCTTCGATTCATGATTTCCCCACCCCATTCGACACTATTAGCACTGTTTTTTAAATCCGTAAACATATCTACAGGCCAATAGCCAACTATTGAACCTTCCACTTGAAGCCACCATTTATCTCTTGTTGTTTTGTCCtacaataattttcaaattctcattaattaacCATTTTATATGAGATCCACatgctaaaaatattattcttacgAATTCCAAAATGTATGAAATCATGGATCATACCTTGAATACGTTAATCGATACCTCCATAGATTGTCCACCATATATGGAAACTCTCATTGGCATGCCAAAGGAAAACTTTCCATTTGTTTGGacaaaacctttgcaattaagATCATAGCAACCAGTTGTTTTGTATCCATccctctaatttaaaataatagaaaattgatcaataattaattgtaaatttgagatttaatttgaagtgaaatatttttttcttaatcacTCTTCTTCTATAGTACTTAGCTCTAGAAGTAATGGACTTACCGTCCAATATATGAAGAGTCTTGTTTGTTTATCATGATAATTAATTGGATTGACCTtgaatatatataccaaaaaGGAAAGATAAGTCACAAACTACATTTATTGGTGTAATAAAACTTCACATATCACTTAGTAACATTCTTACCATCCATCCAACTTCAATACTATTGAGATTGTTGTAAGGATTGTCCTTATCGTAACTTGTAACAACCCATATTTGGGACAAGCTAACCTCGTTATCTTCGGTCTTAGGATTCCATAAATTAAATACTCCACTAGCTCCGTGGTAAGAAGATCCTTCATTAGTTACTACAGCATACTTGGAAGAGAAAGAATAACAAATGTATACAATATTAGAAGCATGTGAGTAAAAAAACCCAATATAAATAGCAAGTAATGCTTTAAATAAAGTagattgattaaaaataatttgttcgATTAAAAGTTGTTTCACACATACAAAATTAggttatttataaacataactcgaatttaacttattttaagtGTTATTTGATAGtgataatcaattaaaaattgcATTAAAAGTATAAGTTAAGTTAGGTTCTAtttctatatatacatatacctCATGTTGGGACGTTTTTTTCAAAAGACTTTGATTGATTCGTAGTTGAAAGATGGACGAAGTTTTTTTGTGGTAAAACTGGTCagaatttttatttcttcttaCGGGGATGGTAGCTTCCGGACATTCTCCATCTTTGTGCCAATCTTGAAGCATTTCAATTGtcaaatttgaattgaaattttttcCAAAAGGATTGTAACTTGGTTCcatctatcatatatatagtcacaaaaatccaaaatgtgtttaactaaacataactaatttgaaaagtctaattataaaacatatcaTCTAAATTTGTTAGGAGAAATATAAAATACCTGTAAATCTGTTATTAGAGAATTGGCCAATGATGGTTGTTTATAGATATCAATACAGTCGATTATTTCACCATTATCCGtctgtaaataaatttaagattaattgttagagaaaaataatatatatatatatatatatatatatatatatatatatatatatatatatatatgttgaattAATTGATGATTGAAATCAAATCATAACTAATAACCTCTATTGTTTTTACAATCCCTTGTTGATTCAAGTCCCATGATACTTTAGTTGTCTCCTGGCTCAAAACATGATATATGAATTGAAATACTATGAAGAGAACTGGTAACCAATTACTTGCTTGTTTCTTAAAAGccattaaaaaagttattatctAATATTGAACTATTCTTTAGtgaaatagtatatatatatatattatgatctAGATTCATGTCATGTTATATGTTAAGaccaaatttattataaatatattttcttctaaataattaaatatttctacTTTTAATTTCTAGAAAAGGttaaccaaatatttttttttttgggaaaaacgacttaacattatttcattaaaaaattccaaaaatgagaaaaaaaccacgagtttaagagatcattctagacaggcctagaataattttgaagtcgtaacattctgagtaaaagctaaaaagcaaaaaacgtaaatgaattatctgattacaatactttcaattctagtgagtttaaaaaacggtaaattccagttcctacagatattccagttctgctccgtgcttggaattcttgtccacgttcccgcgagggcgctgcaatccgatataatatctttccataactcttcaacgctcctgcgggttttgtcatataccattgcattccgttcttgccaaatgttatacaccactactccaaagccgcacttgaacacacttgttgcaaatctatttccattggctttgagtagtgctgcatctttgatttcattccattcgctcgggaaactgatcagttccaggcttttatagaatctgtcttaaagctctgaagcaatacagcagctcccgaataagtgatctatggtttcttaatttcctctacatagaagacagttcgtgtccgggatgctcatatacttgctgatacaatcacgagtgttgagtctttcccagaaggcgagcgtaggatgaactggtgtctagggataatcttcgttgaccatacaagaggagttcattctactttctgtgctttttcccgggttacctcctatattttcttcgatacaagcttcccattgtcctcaactttccattcatgaatatacggtatgtcgtgtagttgtatgttacttatatgatcaagtatcctctgtccttcttgatttcttctcaagagtgagtcccaatttccgtctttaatgtctctgattttcgcttctgtgcagtcccttttgatgcgggtattttgaaactccttcttgtggatgataggctggttttcgaaccaggggtcgttccagaatagagtgcctttcccgtcccttagacggatgtcataaagatctataatatcgcttcttagtttaagaatcttttttagagaccagctcataccttcatgaattttgcaggtccggatgctggtttcgtatttcataaacctcgtatgcacccatttgatccatagtgactcctaatTGCGCTCTAAAGCCCACAGATGCCTTAAGGTTAGAgacttgttccactcgatacagttcttcaagccgatgcctccctcgtccttcggtttgcagagagcggtccatttgactttttttcctcctcttccgctactgccccagataaagttcctcatcagtgtatcgagctccttcattaactaaatattttcatATCACATGATTAGGGACACTTACATAAATTTTAAGCATCGTcgatatattttatgtttattcgGTGCTTGTTCCTATCTTCAGATAATCTTAATAagtcatacattttttttctcagATTTTGTTTCGTATAGGAGAATAATGAGGTTGACCATTATTTCGGATTTTACCAGCCTCTTGGTATAATATTGGGTGCTAAGGTAtgatctaatttattttcaatctcGATTGTCTCTAAAATCAAATGTAAGTTATCTATATGGAAAGCAAAAGAATCTCGAAAGGGATCGCTAAGCCTCATCAAGAGTGTGTTGTCATATATGCCTATacatataatgtttttattctttcttCCCAAGAGTGTAGCGGtagaaataaaagaataatttgtaaatttatatgtaaattttctaacttatttttatgtcaaattgGTTTGGTTagttcaccaaaatgtctaattatttaCTGGATTGTAGCATTGGGAGGAAAAGTTTTTCTATGTTGAAGAATTTCTGCAAGGAATGCCGTAGTCAGTAGTGTTTTCTCTAGTACAAGTGTCCCTATATGAAAATTAATGTTATGCGTCTTCCAGACATGAATGATTTTTATGTGGGggcattattaaaatttattcgcTAAATAATTCCATATGTTTTTTGTAAGGAGAAAGTTTGAgagtcaaatattttatttaagatctCGTTCTATGGATGAAGCGCTATCTGAAGttcttacggatgatatgtgcatgaaaaaatattatattattgtaagtCGTTGTCGTATATGTCATAAGGAGGTGTAATAATCGACTAACGTATTTGTTCATTTCAGGGTGGTTGGTATCTGAAGTCTTTTATTGAGTATGTATGAGATTTACTATGTGATGCCTGAGTCTTTGAGTTTTTGTTGGGATGTTTGAATTTAGGCGACTGATGTAAGAGTTTTGCATATTTGGATAATCATCCCGATTATTTTCTTGTGGGTTATATAGTTGAAAAGAAATCGTTGAACCTTCAATGATTGTAGTCATTGGATTCGgataattcttaattatattattatgacgatTTCTAAGATTTGTTTCAGAAAATCGGTGGGTTAGTCGGAACTTAATCGTTTTTATCGAGGATCTACCAACAACAAGCTCGATAAGATGTTGAAATAACGTGTTtgtattcttttattatttgtactctctatgacttttttttattttttatttgattttctcaTGTTACTTCGTAATATGCCtaaaccattttaaaaaaaattaacttatttaataaatataatccaGATAAAATTACATTTCTTTGACTAAAAAATAAATGGTAATCTAGTTTAGGattcatataatataaaagattgCATGAGCTCTTATTAACCCAGATataatgtttgaattttttccaaaataattcatataatagATTTAAAtgctatttataatttttgttatagaGGATACCaagtttgaaattttgatgTTGTAAATGGTgaatttaaattgtaattttatatacaCACATAAGGTAAACATATTGacattaatttttcaaataaataaatgtatatattgagatcaaattattatttgttgtaaATTGACTAAATATTTGTCTATTTTTTactttccaaaaaataaaaattaactaaatattttcatACAAATTCTAAAGTAATATAGTTGTttctttaattttgtaaaaacaaaattaggaACTTATGCATGAAGATGAAGTTGTCCATAATTTATTTAGTGACATCAattaatattctatatattAATACAGAATTCTGATATATGAAAAAGGAAATATTTATAGTGTCTGAAATAggataaaaattttattttaaaatttcaaacaaaatattagttaacgtttctttttatatcaaataaagaatttttagaaaaatataagtaataaaGGTGGTATTAATAATCCCATTAAAGTAGTTCAAAtagaaaaatttatatttaagagattaaatattAAGTGTTTgattcacacttaaaacacattaaATAGAAGTGATAGTTATGATGATGGGATGGTATGCTAGTTTTTtactattataaaaataaacatggTCTTAACAAAGAATTAGTTCTTTAGAGGATACTTTTTCTAATGgcttttaagaaaaatgaaagtAAGTGGTCAGTGTTAGTGTTATCAGTTCTATTGGTTGCACTTCAACTCATATATCATGTTTCTAGTCACAACTCAAACAAAGGATCATTGGTTTTCAAGCCAAAAGGGACTATAATAACAATTAAGGTGAAGTCATGATTTGACTTAATTTGCATAATCAATTCAACATATTTCTTATCTTAATTTTTCtgatgattaattaaaaatttatttgcaGACCGATAATGGTAAATAATTGATTGTGTTGATATCTATAAACAAAGAGCATTTGACCATCCTCTAATCAAAGATTTACAGGTAATTTatgtttgttatatatttagattttgtGATTAGTCATTGGAAAttaatttggtttattttaagaaattttgaatcaaatattgtGTGACTATGATAGATGGAACCTAGTCACTATCCTTTTGGAAACAAATTGGATTCAAATTTAACATTAGAAACATTTCAAGATTGGCACAAAAATGAAGAATGTCCCGAAGGCACAATCCCCGTAAGAAGAAATAAAAGCACAGACAATTTCTACCCAAAGAAGTTTTCTCGCATTATGCAGAACCAATTCAATCAAAGTTTTGACCATGATGACGGACATGaggtttgtttatatataaccGGACTCGGGTATTGAATAAAGTGATTGCAACTTTAACTTACACTTTTAGAAGGGAACAATAagttaaatttgagtttttatagatattaaaatttgaatagttGCATAAATTGCATTTAATTCATTTAGTATTAGAATAGAACAATTCAAACCAAA
This genomic window contains:
- the LOC124944971 gene encoding uncharacterized protein LOC124944971, producing the protein MENQENLVTRSSHSRRRTTQNQNPFRYPSSPKPPTSRGGDSRAPRARGRGRNSGGRTSGNITDNGEIIDCIDIYKQPSLANSLITDLQYAVVTNEGSSYHGASGVFNLWNPKTEDNEVSLSQIWVVTSYDKDNPYNNLNSIEVGWMRDGYKTTGCYDLNCKGFVQTNGKFSFGMPMRVSIYGGQSMEVSINVFKDKTTRDKWWLQVEGSIVGYWPVDMFTDLKNSANSVEWGGEIMNRRTNGHHTTTQMGSGEFPNKGFSKSCFIHSLKVIDSGLVTRDPGYLEKTISKPACYDLTLTKNSGSSFKTHIFYGGPGFSPTCQ